A single region of the Gorilla gorilla gorilla isolate KB3781 chromosome 1, NHGRI_mGorGor1-v2.1_pri, whole genome shotgun sequence genome encodes:
- the VSIG8 gene encoding V-set and immunoglobulin domain-containing protein 8, which translates to MRVGGAFHLLLVCLSPALLSAVRINGDGQEVLYLAEGDNVRLGCPYVLDPEDYGPNGLDIEWMQVNSDPAHHRENVFLSYQDKRINHGNLPHLQQRVRFAASDPSQYDASINLMNLQVSDTATYECRVKKTTMATRKVIVTVQARPAVPMCWTEGHMTSGNDVVLKCYASGGSQPLSYKWAKISGHHYPYRAGSYTSQHSYHSELSYQESFHSAINQGLNNGDLVLKDISRADDGLYQCTVANNVGYSVCVVEVKVSDSRRIGVIIGIVLGFLLALGCLAVGIWGLVCCCCGGSGAGGARGAFGYGNGGGVGGGACGDLASEIREDAVAPGCKASGRGSRVTHLLGYPTQNVSRSLRRKYAPPPCGGPEDVALAPCTAAAACEAGPSPVYVKVKSAEPADCAEGPVQCKNGLLV; encoded by the exons ATGAGAGTTGGAGGAGCATTCCACCTTCTACTCGTGTGCCTGAGCCCAG CACTGCTGTCTGCTGTGCGGATCAACGGGGATGGACAGGAGGTCCTGTACCTGGCAGAAGGTGATAATGTGAGGCTGGGCTGCCCCTACGTCCTGGACCCTGAGGACTATGGTCCCAATGGGCTGGACATCGAGTGGATGCAGGTCAACTCAGACCCCGCCCACCACCGAGAGAACGTG TTCCTTAGTTACCAGGACAAGAGGATCAACCATGGCAACCTTCCCCATCTGCAGCAGAGGGTCCGCTTTGCAGCCTCAGACCCAAGCCAGTACGATGCCTCCATCAACCTCATGAACCTGCAGGTATCTGATACAGCCACTTATGAGTGCCGAGTGAAGAAGACCACCATGGCCACCCGGAAGGTCATTGTCACTGTCCAAG CACGACCTGCAGTGCCCATGTGCTGGACAGAGGGCCACATGACATCTGGCAACGATGTGGTGCTGAAGTGCTATGCCAGTGGGGGCTCCCAGCCCCTCTCCTACAAGTGGGCCAAGATCAGTGGGCACCATTACCCCTATCGAGCTGGGTCTTACACCTCCCAGCACAGCTACCACTCAGAGCTGTCCTACCAGGAGTCCTTCCACAGCGCCATAAACCAAG GCCTGAACAATGGGGACCTGGTGTTGAAGGATATCTCCAGAGCAGATGATGGCCTGTATCAGTGCACAGTGGCCAACAACGTGGGCTACAGTGTTTGTGTGGTGGAGGTGAAGGTCTCAG ACTCCCGGCGTATAGGCGTGATCATCGGCATCGTCCTGGGCTTTCTGCTCGCGCTGGGCTGCCTGGCCGTAGGCATCTGGGGGCTCGTCTGCTGCTGCTGCGGGGGCTCCGGGGCTGGCGGCGCCCGCGGTGCCTTCGGCTACGGCAACGGCGGCGGGGTCGGCGGAGGGGCATGCGGCGACTTGGCTAGTGAGATCAG AGAGGACGCCGTGGCGCCCGGGTGCAAGGCCAGCGGGCGCGGCAGCCGCGTCACCCACCTCCTGGGGTACCCGACGCAGAACGTCAGCCGCTCCCTGCGCCGCAAGTACGCGCCTCCCCCCTGCGGCGGCCCCGAGGACGTGGCCCTGGCGCCCtgcaccgccgccgccgcctgcgAAGCGGGCCCCTCGCCGGTCTACGTCAAGGTCAAGAGCGCGGAGCCGGCTGACTGCGCCGAGGGGCCGGTGCAGTGCAAGAACGGCCTGTTGGTGTGA